GCGGCTTTTATATTGACGCCTTTACGTTGTCTGTGATAAAAATCCGGCGTTTCTCTCCGTGACCGACCGTCAGGACCGGAAAGCGCTGTTCCGGGAGCTGGGGAGGTACAGCGCCCTCGGGCTCGAGATGGCCATCTCGGTGGTCGTCGGCCTGGGGATCGGGTACTACCTCGACCGATGGCTCGGGACCGCCCCGTGGCTCATGATCCTGTGGCTGGCGTTCGGGTTCGCCGCCGGGGTGCGAAGCCTCTACCGCGCGGCCGTCCGCTCCGCCAAGGACACGGAAAAGGACGGCGGGGAACAGGGGAAGCCCGGTGGGAAGTGAGGAGTTTCCCCTCCGGTCGCTCGAGCGCCGGATCCTCCTGTCCGCCGCACTGGTCCTGGGCGGGATCGCCGCGGCGGGGGCGGCCGGCGCAGGAACGTTCCGGATGCTCCCGGGGGCGGCGTGCGGCGCCGCCATCGCCTTCGGGAACTTCTTCCTGATCCGGAAGATCCTGGAGAAGGCGTTTTCGGGCGGCGGGACGGTGAACAAGGGGTTCATCGTCCAGTACGCGCTCAAGTTCCTCGGGCTGATCGGGGTCGTCTTCCTGGTCGTCCGGTACGGCGGGTTCGACGTTCTCGGGTTCCTGCTCGGGCTGTCGTCGCTCTTCCTCGGGGTGCTCCTCGAGGCGCTGGCGCGGTCGTTCCGGGCGACGACGTGACCGTTTCGCTATCTCGGGGGGTATCGGCGATGCGCAAGGCGATTCTCGGGTTGCTCCTCCTGGCGGCGCTGCCGGCGGCGGCGCTTGCGGCCGGCGGGGGCGGGCACGGATTCTCGTGGTTCATGATGCTCCCGGGCGGGGAGCATTACTTCTACGTATACTCCGCCTTCTTCATCGCCGCCTTCCTCGTCGCGGGGTCGCTCCTCGTGGTCGGAAGCCGGAAGACCTCCGAGATGGTGGTCCCGGACCCCCGCTTCACCCTGCGCAACTTCTTCGAGCTGATCCTCGGGTTCCTCTCGCAGCTGGCCGAGGACATCATCGGGCACCACTACAAGAAGTACGTCCCGCTGCTGGGGAGCTGCTTCCTCTTCATCCTGTTCATGAACCTGCTCGGGCTGATCCCCGGGTTCCTCCCCCCCACGCAGAAGATGAACGTCACGGTGGGGCTCGCGCTCGTCATCTTCCTGTCGACCCACTACTTCGGCGTGCGGGAGAACGGGATCGCGTACTTCAAGCATTTCCTCGGGCCCATGTGGTGGATGTTCCCGATCATGCTGCCGATCGAGATCATCTCCCACCTGGCGCGGCCGATGTCGCTCTCCCTGCGTCTCTTCGGCAACATCACGGGGGACCACGCCGTGGTGGCCGGCTTCATGGCGCTCATCCCGATCGTCGTGCCTTCGGTCTTCATGGGGCTGGGCCTCTTCGTGTCGTTCATGCAGGCCTTCATCTTCACCGTGCTGTCGATGATCTACATCTCCGGCGCCGTGGCGCACGCGGAAGAGCATTGATCCGGGGGACGAACCCCGGTCGATGATACAGGCTCCACCCCGGCCGCCGGGCGGAACCGGCTCCCGGGAACATCCTGAAAGGGGGAACACCCAATGTTCCGCAGGTTCACCTTCTCTTTCCTCGTCGCTCTGCTCTTCGTGGCAGTGGCGTCGGTGGCTATGGCGGCGGAGGGCGCTCCGGCCGCGGGCGGCGATTCCAACGTGAAGGCCGTCATCGCTCTGGCGGCGGGATTCGGCATCGCGATCGCGGCGTTCGGCGGCGCGATGGGCCAGGGCAAAGCCATCGCAGCCGGGCTGGAGGGGATCGCGCGCAACCCTTCCGCCCAGAACAAGATCTTCATCCCGATGATCGTCGGGCTCGCGCTGATCGAGTCCCTCGTCATCTACGCGCTGGTCATCGCGTTCGTCCTCGTCGGGAAGCTTTAGTCCTCCGAACGGCGAAAACGGATCCGCGAAAAGGGCTCCTCCGGGAGCCCTTTTCCGTTGGGGCCGCATCCCATCTGCGTGTTGCACGCAAGGCTCATCATCGCGCTTCTCCCGATCGCGCTCCTCGCCTGCGCGGCGGGGCCCGTCCGGGCGACGGGGA
The Deltaproteobacteria bacterium DNA segment above includes these coding regions:
- a CDS encoding AtpZ/AtpI family protein → MAISVVVGLGIGYYLDRWLGTAPWLMILWLAFGFAAGVRSLYRAAVRSAKDTEKDGGEQGKPGGK
- a CDS encoding ATP synthase subunit I encodes the protein MGSEEFPLRSLERRILLSAALVLGGIAAAGAAGAGTFRMLPGAACGAAIAFGNFFLIRKILEKAFSGGGTVNKGFIVQYALKFLGLIGVVFLVVRYGGFDVLGFLLGLSSLFLGVLLEALARSFRATT
- the atpB gene encoding F0F1 ATP synthase subunit A, producing MRKAILGLLLLAALPAAALAAGGGGHGFSWFMMLPGGEHYFYVYSAFFIAAFLVAGSLLVVGSRKTSEMVVPDPRFTLRNFFELILGFLSQLAEDIIGHHYKKYVPLLGSCFLFILFMNLLGLIPGFLPPTQKMNVTVGLALVIFLSTHYFGVRENGIAYFKHFLGPMWWMFPIMLPIEIISHLARPMSLSLRLFGNITGDHAVVAGFMALIPIVVPSVFMGLGLFVSFMQAFIFTVLSMIYISGAVAHAEEH
- a CDS encoding ATP synthase F0 subunit C; amino-acid sequence: MFRRFTFSFLVALLFVAVASVAMAAEGAPAAGGDSNVKAVIALAAGFGIAIAAFGGAMGQGKAIAAGLEGIARNPSAQNKIFIPMIVGLALIESLVIYALVIAFVLVGKL